Part of the Novipirellula artificiosorum genome, AGCGATACGTGAGTCGCATCTTGACGGACTTTTTTACGATCGCGGTTGATGACCATCACTTCTTGTGACGCACAACGGGCTGGGTGACTGCAGCAACCGGCTCAATATGAACGTGAACATCACGGACGCGTGGCATTTCCATTAACAGGTGATCTTTCACATGATGACCAATCCGATGGCCTTGCCCGACCGTCATTTCGCCGTCGACTTGGACATGGATTTCGATAAAAAACTCGAGTCCGCTTTTTCGAATGCGCAGTTTTTCCACTTTTGCGACTCCCATCACATGTTCGGCGATACCGCGCGCCCGGCAAAGCGTTTCCTCATCGGCTTGTTGATCCATCATTTCTCTAGCCGTGCTCATGAAGATACGAATACCGGTGACGATCAAGAGAGCGCATACGCAAAGGGCCGCGATGGGATCGACATACGGTCCAACCGATCCCAGATAGGGGGCGGCCAACAAGGATAGCGCCACGGCTGCCGATCCGAGTGCATCGCTGCGGTGGTCGAGTGCGGTTGCTCGCAGGGCGGACGAATCCAGTTGCCGGGCGACTCGGTGCGTGTACCAATAAATCGCCTCCTTTGCGATCGCGCACGTTGCCGCGATGATTCCGGCGATCACACTCGGTGTTTGCAAATCGCCCGAGAATCGTTTCACCGTCTCGATTCCCAATACGGCGGCACTGAATGCGACCAACAACGCGACGCATAACCCTGCGATCGATTCGGCTTTGGTGTGCCCGTAGGGATGATCGTCATCCTCTTCGAGTTGGGCCACTCGGAGCGCACCACGCACAGCCAGTCCGCTGGCGACGTCACCAATCGAATTGACCGCATCGGCGATCAGAGCCGCCGAACCGGTGAGAATGCCGCCAGTCGCTTTCACGAACACCAAGCCGAAGTTCACGCCCATTCCCCAACCGGCAGCGCGAGTTGCATCCACATAGACTCGCTGGCGAATTGCAAGGGTTGCTTCGTCACGAGGAGGGCTGATCGACAAGGGCAAGAACTCAAGAGAAGACGGAGATGGGTTGTTAGACGCAACCTACCAAGGCGATCCAAGGATCGTCAACCAAGCGTCGGAACTCAGGCTCCACGCGGCGAGATCTTGGTTCGTCTTCGCCCCCTTCGAGGAAGCTCCATCCGCGATACCGACGCCGTCACCTGCTTTTTCCCGTTTCCTGGATCTCTCGCGTCTGCCTTCTTCTTCTGTGACCTATGTTTGGGCACTGTCTAGACCTCCCCATGCATGTGATTGCGAACAACATGACCCACGACAAGGCCACACAAAACGCACCATCCGAACAATCCGGACTGCCGACGATTTGGTTTGCCGCCACGACGCTGCTGGGAGCGTTCCTGGTCTTCCAGGTGCAGCCTGTCATCAGCAAATGTGTTTTGCCGTGGTTTGGCGGTACGCCCGCCGTCTGGACGACCTGCATGCTTTTTTTTCAGGTGTTGCTGTTCTTGGGTTACCTCTACGCTCATCTGCTGAAAACCTATGGTTCCCCGTCGCTTCAAGGCGTCATCCACTTGACCCTGCTCTGCGCCGCGGCACTCTGCCTACCAATTGAACCTTCGGATATTTGGAAGCCGACAGGCTCCGAATCGCCAACCAGTTACTTGCTGTGGATGCTGCTCTGTCACGTCGGATTACCCTACTTTGTACTTTCGAGTACGGGGCCACTGATTCAGGCGTGGCTTAGCTACCAAGATTCGAGCGATCGGGTGTATCGATTGTATGCGCTCTCGAACGCCGGCTCACTGGTCGCTTTGTTGAGTTACCCGTTCTTGGTCGAACCCTTTCTGTCCGTTTCCAATCAATCGGTCGTTTGGTCCTTGACCTTCTGTGGGTTCGTACTCGTTCAAGGTGTCGTTGCGATGCGTCTGTTTCGTGTGGCGTCAAAACGTCCTTCCGCAGCGGAATCCACCTTAGCCGATGATCCGATCGATCCTGCAAGCGTGCAATCCTTGGATCGATTCCTTTGGCTGGCACTGCCTGCACTTGCTTCCATCGTGCTGTTGGTCGTGACCAATCACGTTTGCCAAGATGTTGCGGTGATCCCCTTCTTATGGGTGCTGCCCCTCAGTTTGTACTTGATCAGTTTCATTGTTTGCTTTGATTCGCCGAGTTGGTACAAGCCAAAATGGATCGCAACGTTCACGATGGTTGCGATCATCGCGATCCAAGCCAAAGGTTTGCTTCCGGGTTCCGTGCAATTGATCGCCGAAGCTTCGTGTTACATGATCTTGCTACTGGGTGTGTGTTTGTTGTGTCACGGTGAAGTGGCGAGAATCAAACCCCCAGCAAGGTTTTTAACGCAGTACTACACGTTGTTGTCCGCAGGTGGCGCATTGGGTGGGTTCATTGTCGCGATCGGCTGCCCGATGCTATTCCGCAGTTTTGCGGAATTGCCCCTTTGTTTGTCGATCGTTTCGGCCTTCACGTTCATGATCTTTGTCGCTTGCCGTGGATGGCGGGTGACCCATTATGACTGGTCGGCAGCGAGAAAAGCTAAACTGGCGGTGCTGCTTTTGATGGTCATGCCGCTGCTCAGCGTCGCGTTGGCTAGCCATGACAAGACGATCGCTTCCGATCGTAATTTCTTTGGCGTTTTGCGAGTGATCGAAGACAACCAAGGTATCCGATTGGTGCACGGCAGCACGATTCACGGCATGCAGCGGCATGGTGAAGATGCTGGCGAGCCAACGACCTACTACGGAAACAGCAGCGGCGTCGGTCGCGTGATCCATGCGTTGCAGGAGGAAAAGCCTTCGGTCAAGATGGGAGTGATCGGACTTGGCTGTGGCGTGCTAGCAACCTATGGCCGAAAAGCGGACCACTTTGACATGGTTGAGATCAACCCAGCGGTGCTGCGGATCGCGAACGAGCATTTTAGCTTCATGCGGCACTGTCCCTCGACGATCCGGCATCACTTGGGCGACGGACGTTTGGTAATGGAACGGATGACGGAAGCTCGGTTTGATTTGCTCGTACTCGATGCGTTTAGCAGCGACGCGATTCCCGCTCACTTGTTGACCACCGAAGCGTTGAGTCTTTATCGCAACCGGCTGGCGAGCGATGGGATCTTGGCGATTCATGTCTCCAACAACCATCTGGACCTCGTCCCCCTGGTTCACCGCTTGAGTGCAAACGCTTCATGGGAAAGTCGCGTCGTCCGGGCTGCTGGGGACGAGACGATCGGGACAAAGCACTCGACCTGGATGATCATCGCAGCTCCGAGCCACAAGATTTGGCAACACGATTCGCTCGCCGATGCGGAAACAGCGACTGCGGACCAACTGGATCATGCTCCGCTGTGGACCGACCAGCATCACAATTTGGTGAGCGTGTTGAGATTGTGGTAAGAAAACGACGAATTTGGCTAAAGTTGTCGATAAACCGCACTTGATCGCGGTTTCACGACTCTGCTACTCTCTCGATCGTCCTTGCTTTCGGGGAAATGTCGGTTCGTGAGCGAGAATTGGGCTGGAGTTGCGGCTTAGCGGTGGACGATGAAATCAATGTTTCCGCCCGCTACGCGCTGAAAAAGTCTCTTTTTCGCTGTATGGATTGCATCCTGGGACAAGGATTGCGGCGCTGACGACCGATGCGGAAATGGTCAAAATCGAAGGTTTTCATGGATGAAGGCACTCGAAACGACTCGGTCAATCACCGCGCTTTTGCATCTATCAAACGTACCACGGCGACTCACGTTCCGTTGAGTTACGGTGGTTTGATAGAAGTCACTCGTCCCACATGGGAGCAATCAGATTATGCAGATTTATGGCCCTTTTCGTCTTTCCGCCGCTCAGAATGCAGGTGGAGTGCAACGGTCACAACCTCAGCCGCCTCAACAGCTGACCCCCCAAAAGAACTCCTCCCCGGTCGATCAACTCGACCTGAGTAGTGCCGCTTCGGGGGTCAATCGACTCGACGGAGCGATCGCGGGAGGGGGCGAGATCCGCATCGACCGGGTTGCCGAGATTCGGCGACAGATCGCAGATGGCAGCTACGAGACCCCGGAAAAGCTGGAAGCCGCCCTCGATCGCATGCTCGATCAGTTTGCTTAACACAAGCAGCACGCCCAATTGGAAACGTTTGGGAGGTCGCAGCGACTTCCCGCTGCAAAATGGGCAGTCCCGCTCTGTGAAGTCGCCGTGACATTTTGTTACCGATCGTGATTGCTGTATCCTAGGGGTATCCTAGCCGCAACACTTTGCCCTCGATTCATCCTTCGTGTCCAATTCTCCCTCACTTCCGCCCGTTGCTGTTGCACTCACTCCTCAAGAACGTTTTGAGGAGTACTTGCAAACGCGCGGGCTGAGACAGACAAGTCAGCGAAAGTTCTTGGTGGATGAGATTTTCAGCCACCACGAGCATTTTGATGCGGACGAGTTGATGGAACGGCTGCCACGCAAGGGCGAGAAAAACTATGTCAGTAGCGCAACGGTTTATCGAACCTTGCGAGAATTCGTTGATGCTGGACTCTTAAAAAGCTTCCAGCTCGAAGGACGCACGGTTTATGAACACGATTACGGCTACCCTCAACACGACCATCTGTACTGCACGGTTTGTCGCGAGCTGTTCGAATTCCAAAGCGAAGCCTTAACGAATCTGCGAGACGAGGTAGCCGCCGAGCAGGGGTTCCGAATTTCGGGCCACCGAATGATCATCCATGGCGTCTGCCGTGAATGCAGTAAGAACCGGCGAAAGAAGCGAAAACAGGACCTGGTGTAGCCGCTCGACTTCACGCGTTCGGCTGTATTGCGAGTTCGGCCGTTTCTATACGTCAGCACGCATCAAACCGCTGTGTGCAAGGTCCGTGAACCCCAACACCAACGCGACCCTCATTCGACCGGCGGAGTCGAACCCTGCCCGTCGCGCAGCTGCTTCACGATTGCCGCAAACACCTGTTCATTAGCATCGAAGTCACGGCTTTCCGCTTGGAACTGAATCACAAACCGCTCCCCGGCAAGTCGCGTCACCAGTGTGCGAGCCAAAATAAGCAGATCCAGATAGTAAAACCGCATCTCGACGGCGAGTCCTTCATCAAAAAATGGCTCCACGGGGAGCTTTTCGGACTCCATTTCGCCATAGTCCGCACGGATCACGGCGGCGATTTTGTCGATGATTTCGTCGTCACCATGCGGTCGTTCGTCCTTCAAAATCGAACAAAATCCGCCGCGGGGTAACTGCAGCGTGACTCCTTCGTCTTGGTCGTCGTCATCGACCATCGCCTCCCAATTGTCAGGATAGAGAAAATGGAGACCAAAATGTTCAAAAGTCGCTGGCATCGATCCGAAAGAACTTTCTCAAGTGGGGGTTCTGCGTTGCTATGGGGAGGAAAAACTTGCTAGAAACAATCCATGAAGCCGTTTTTCACCTGTATCATACTCATCCTCGCGGTTCTGGCATCGGCCGGTTGCCGATCGATTCGCCGAATTGGTGAGAGCCGACAATCCATCGCCGCGCGGCGCTTGTCGGGCCAAGGCTTCAGCGCAATGCACAACGATCAGTGGGGCGATGCAGAAACGCTGTTCGCCAGTGCTTTGGAGGTGTCCAGCACGGACGACCGAGCCCATTGGGGGCTTGCCGAATCGCTGTGGCAGCGGAACGAGGCAGATTTAGCGATCCGGCATATGGAACAAGCCGTCCGCTTAAGCGCTGGCGATCCGAAACGAGTGCAGCGACTGGGGCGAATGTACTTGGAGGTCGGACGACTGGAAGAAGCTCAGCAGCAGAGCTTGACTGCATTGGCGACCAATCGCGGATCGGCCGAAGTGTGGGCGCTTCGCGGCGACTGCTTGCGGGCAGCCGGCCAGTTGCCCCGCGCGCTCGCCGCCTATCACCGAGCGCTCGCGATTCAGCCAGACTTTCCCGAAGTGCAGTTGCAAGCGGCGGAGATCTATCATCAAGAAAAACGCTATGGCCGCCTGCTCGCGACACTCGATCGGTTGCAAGACGGGCTCGGACCCGATGCGACGCCCCCCCGAGCCGATGTGTTGCAAGGGATTGCGATGCGACAAGTCGGTCGTTTTGATGAGGCGCAAAAAAGCTTGGTGCGCGCGGTGCAAAAGAACCCCAGCGATGCGACTCCCCACCTCGAACTGGCGTCACTGCTGCTTGAACAGGGGGATACCGAGCAGGCGAAACAGGAGCTGGCGATCGCCCTGAGCGTCGATCCCCACTCGCTGGACAACAACGGATGGGCGGATCACTTCCGACGTCAGCAGGAACGACTTGCCCGAGAACAACAAATCGTGGGGGATGCGGAACAACTTCGCTAGACGTGGTTGTCCAGATGACAGCCCGAAACGAGAGGGTGCGGTTCTAATGACGATTCGGATTAGGCACCTGTGGGTCCATTCACTAGCGGTCAGTTTTTGGATGAATTTGAATTCAATTTCCGGGCGTCTGGCCGATCTATAGCGTACGCTTTCATCGGAACCTACCGCTTATCCAGCAGCTAAGAGTCTCTTGATGTCGCTAACGAATCTTCCGGGTCACACCCCAAGCGGGGTGGCAAATCACTTCGCCGTCTCCGCTGAAATCCCCGCCACGAGTGCCTCCGAGACGTTTGTCGATCGCCGAAGCTCGGCAGAATCATCGCGTGGAGAACGTCGCCAATTTGGTAGCTCACACAAAGGGCTGTCGGAGCCCGGTCGCGAATTAGCCTTAGCAATCGACCAATACAAGGTGGAACATCACCGTCGCTACATCACCTGCGACGAGATGCTCAAGGTGCTGCTGTCACTCGGCTATTCGCGTTGAGCTGCAGACGCCGCCCCACTACTTCGCCAAGGGGCTGGCATCCGGACCTTTGTCCAAATTCTTGCTCTCCATCGCTTTGGGCTGTTTGGTGAGCAGGAATCGATCCAATTCGAATCCGTCTTCACGCATCGAGAACATGATCGTGTGCAGACCTGGTTCTTCCACGTCCAACCAGATTTGGCCCAACACACCTGTGTGAACCTTGGTGGTCCGCTGGCGTGAATCCCACTGCCACAGCCCGTGCTGTCCGGTGAACTGCATCCGAGCACCGGATTCGGGCCATTGGCCATCGATCCCCACATGCAACCCGTTATCCTCAGAGCCGGTACAACAAATCCGCGCCCAAACATAATAGCGGCCGGGCTCCGTGAAGATGACGGGATAATACAGCACGCTGCATTGCCCCGGCACATTCGTAAAACTGACACCGTTGACCAGCCGATCGGCATGAGTCACTCGTGTATCGGGCAAGAGCTCCAAGTACGCTCCGCCGACTGCGCCCGCTGCATGATTGGGATCCGGATCCGGTGTGATACCGGGCGTCGAGTCGATGGTAGTTCGATACCATTTTCGCGCGACCTCGCGATCAACGGCATCATAATCCTCGGCCTCCACCACCAAGATCCCATCGGTTTGTTGATGCACCTTGCGGGCATTGGTTGGATCGTAGTTGAAGGCGAACTCGGGAATAGACGGAGTGGATTCCTTCGCCGCGGGAGTAGCGTCTTTCAGCTTCCCAGGTTCGGCGATCGCGATGCCGGTCCAGCGTCCACGCGAGAATGCAAAGCCATCATCTTCGGCGATCTTCTTGTTGGAAGCGGCATCAAAGACGATGCGAATCTTATTGCCCGCCTGGAGTGTAACGTTTGGGAAAACCTTGACGACTTTTTCATAGTCCTCGCGAGCCACTGGGTTTTGAATCTGGCCGACCTTTTTGTCGTTGACGTACAACTCGTAGGTTGATTCACCATCGGTCTCGGTCATCGTCATCAGCGCGATGTCAAATTCCCCTGGGTTGCCCTCGTATTGCATTTCTGCTGCCGACTTCTTGCCCGGGAATTGTGCCGCGTTAATGGCGATCGCCTTGCGAGCTTTGTCGACATAGTTTGGAACGAATCCGTCGAACGGCCCGAGGTTGAAGTCCTCGATTGCCGAAAAGACGGTGGCACCCTCGAGATTGACCTTTTCCGGTGCTTCTGGCATGCCGAGGTCGTACTTTAAATCCCTCTGTTTCGTTTTCAGTAGCATCACCACATCTTGTTTCACCGAAGCTTGGAGCGTGGTCAACGGCTTTCCATCGATCGTCCCCAACGATTCGGTCTCCCCTGTCTTCGCAATCAACTTCGTCACGCTGAACTTGGCCTGAGGCAAATCCAATTGCGTCTTTCCACCCTGTTTGACAAAGACGACGACGCATCCATCTCCGGCGAGTGCCCAATCACCTGACCGAGTCAGAGTCGGTTGCATCTTCGAGAGCGGAATGTCATTCCCGGTCAAGAAATCGAGTGCAATCTTGCATTGGTCCCAGAACAAATCACGACTGCGCCAATCTTCACAGGTCAAATCCGAGTGTGGATGCTTGTAACCAAAGTACCATTCGGTACCGCAACCGCCTGCCATAAAGGTTCCCCACAACCCATTGATGCGGGCGTTGTCATGACCAGGGTCTTCCTCGTCCGTAACAAGAGCGTGGGTGGCATCCCCGGGTTCATCACAGGCCACGACCCAAGGTTTGCCGGCGGCTTGAGATTGCAAAACCCACTTCTTGACATCGCCGTAGACTTGCGTGAAAGCGGGATTGCTGGTTTGCAGCGACAGCCCTGTCAATTCTGACTTGTCACCTAAGAGCGGACCGTACACGCTGTCTTTTGCACCGGGGAACGTGTGCAGAACCCGCAGGTGATTGTAAGGGTCAATCCGTTTGACATAGGCATTTTGAGCTTGGTGCTGTTCGGTGGATTGCGTGTTTTCTTCACCAAAATTCCAATTCAGTGCCAAGTGGTAGCCGAACCGCGCAACCAGTTCACGGAAGTAGAGTCGGCGTTCTGGGCCGAGATCACCATTGTCCATCAATTTGCAGTTTTCGGCCTCGGACGTCTTGAAGTGCAAGAACATGCCTTTTTGATCGCCGTATTGCAACACACGATCCCATTGGGCGGTTTTGGAAACATCCATTCGCAGCCGCTCGATGCTGGTGGTCCAAGCCTTGTCCGGCGTTTTCTTACCGTGGTTCGCTTCGTAGTCAGCCAAGTCCTTTTTGACAAGGTGCATGAAGATGTTTTCGTCGTCGCCGGCGACATTGAACGTCAAGAACGAAAAGACATTCATCCCTTTGCCGGACAAGTAATTGATCGCACCGAGTAGCCCCTTTCCTTTGTCACGATTCGGTCCCCAAAGCAATCCGTCCGCGTCCGTGTTGTAATCCTTCAAGTGGGGGCTCCATGACTTGCGTCGTTTTCCCACGTTGGGAGTCGCATCGAAATCATCGTAGGCCAATAGATTTTCCGGTGCATCAGCGCCCACCTTCAAGAAGATCTCGCCCGTTTCCGCAAACCGCTGATAACGTTCGCCTACATATTGCAAGCGGCCTTTGGAATAGAGTCCGTTTCCCGGCCCATCCGCCGGGCCAATTTGGAACGTCCCTTTGACGCCGTCCATGAAGCCGCCGCTTTCTCCCACCGGCTGATCAGCCAATGCGACACCGGCACCTTGAAGGAAGGTTGCTTGATAGGACCATGGGCCTGATTCATCGGCCGAGAAATGGACTTGCCATTGGCTGCCCGAATCGGCACCGGAAATCGCCGCGTTGCCATCGGCTGCAAAAAAACCGGGAACCACATATTTCTGTCCGCTCGGTCCGGTAAAGGCAACGTCCAGACGGTAGTCCGTAAAGGGGTTAGGGGTTGCGCGTTCATCGGTCTCGGGGCCGGTGAAGGTCAAGGTCACCTTGTGCCACTTGGCCAGTTTTCCAGAAACCGTGGCCTCGGCACCGATCGAATCGGGCGGTTGCACCACGGATCCGATCAGGACGAGAGCGATTAACCCCAAAACACGTTTACTTGCAGTAGAATACATTGTTGAATCTCTTTGGAAAAAGGGAGCTTGGTTCTCTTAAATCTCATGCCCCACGGAATTGGCAGGTCGCTATTCTAGCAGGGAGATGGGTCATCGTGGGGGTGGTGTCCTCGACTACTTAATCAGCGGTTGCAGCAATTGGCGTCGAGTGACCACGTTTCGCATCTCGCCCTGTTCGTCGACCAGCACGGCGACGTCACTTTTGGCGTCGTAGAGTCGAAGCAGGATACGCAAATGCCGATCGGTGACTCGGCCTCGGATCACCGGTTTGATCTCCAACACGGGGTCAACGGCACAAAGGTCGGCATACCGTAAAAAACCGACGATTCGGCCGCCTCGCTTGACCAACAAAATCGGATGATTACTCCGTCGAGCGCGGTACTTCGCTGTCACCAGATCGAC contains:
- a CDS encoding cation diffusion facilitator family transporter, translated to MSISPPRDEATLAIRQRVYVDATRAAGWGMGVNFGLVFVKATGGILTGSAALIADAVNSIGDVASGLAVRGALRVAQLEEDDDHPYGHTKAESIAGLCVALLVAFSAAVLGIETVKRFSGDLQTPSVIAGIIAATCAIAKEAIYWYTHRVARQLDSSALRATALDHRSDALGSAAVALSLLAAPYLGSVGPYVDPIAALCVCALLIVTGIRIFMSTAREMMDQQADEETLCRARGIAEHVMGVAKVEKLRIRKSGLEFFIEIHVQVDGEMTVGQGHRIGHHVKDHLLMEMPRVRDVHVHIEPVAAVTQPVVRHKK
- a CDS encoding spermidine synthase translates to MHVIANNMTHDKATQNAPSEQSGLPTIWFAATTLLGAFLVFQVQPVISKCVLPWFGGTPAVWTTCMLFFQVLLFLGYLYAHLLKTYGSPSLQGVIHLTLLCAAALCLPIEPSDIWKPTGSESPTSYLLWMLLCHVGLPYFVLSSTGPLIQAWLSYQDSSDRVYRLYALSNAGSLVALLSYPFLVEPFLSVSNQSVVWSLTFCGFVLVQGVVAMRLFRVASKRPSAAESTLADDPIDPASVQSLDRFLWLALPALASIVLLVVTNHVCQDVAVIPFLWVLPLSLYLISFIVCFDSPSWYKPKWIATFTMVAIIAIQAKGLLPGSVQLIAEASCYMILLLGVCLLCHGEVARIKPPARFLTQYYTLLSAGGALGGFIVAIGCPMLFRSFAELPLCLSIVSAFTFMIFVACRGWRVTHYDWSAARKAKLAVLLLMVMPLLSVALASHDKTIASDRNFFGVLRVIEDNQGIRLVHGSTIHGMQRHGEDAGEPTTYYGNSSGVGRVIHALQEEKPSVKMGVIGLGCGVLATYGRKADHFDMVEINPAVLRIANEHFSFMRHCPSTIRHHLGDGRLVMERMTEARFDLLVLDAFSSDAIPAHLLTTEALSLYRNRLASDGILAIHVSNNHLDLVPLVHRLSANASWESRVVRAAGDETIGTKHSTWMIIAAPSHKIWQHDSLADAETATADQLDHAPLWTDQHHNLVSVLRLW
- a CDS encoding flagellar biosynthesis anti-sigma factor FlgM, with protein sequence MQRSQPQPPQQLTPQKNSSPVDQLDLSSAASGVNRLDGAIAGGGEIRIDRVAEIRRQIADGSYETPEKLEAALDRMLDQFA
- a CDS encoding Fur family transcriptional regulator, with protein sequence MSNSPSLPPVAVALTPQERFEEYLQTRGLRQTSQRKFLVDEIFSHHEHFDADELMERLPRKGEKNYVSSATVYRTLREFVDAGLLKSFQLEGRTVYEHDYGYPQHDHLYCTVCRELFEFQSEALTNLRDEVAAEQGFRISGHRMIIHGVCRECSKNRRKKRKQDLV
- a CDS encoding tetratricopeptide repeat protein, yielding MKPFFTCIILILAVLASAGCRSIRRIGESRQSIAARRLSGQGFSAMHNDQWGDAETLFASALEVSSTDDRAHWGLAESLWQRNEADLAIRHMEQAVRLSAGDPKRVQRLGRMYLEVGRLEEAQQQSLTALATNRGSAEVWALRGDCLRAAGQLPRALAAYHRALAIQPDFPEVQLQAAEIYHQEKRYGRLLATLDRLQDGLGPDATPPRADVLQGIAMRQVGRFDEAQKSLVRAVQKNPSDATPHLELASLLLEQGDTEQAKQELAIALSVDPHSLDNNGWADHFRRQQERLAREQQIVGDAEQLR
- a CDS encoding DUF5060 domain-containing protein; the protein is MYSTASKRVLGLIALVLIGSVVQPPDSIGAEATVSGKLAKWHKVTLTFTGPETDERATPNPFTDYRLDVAFTGPSGQKYVVPGFFAADGNAAISGADSGSQWQVHFSADESGPWSYQATFLQGAGVALADQPVGESGGFMDGVKGTFQIGPADGPGNGLYSKGRLQYVGERYQRFAETGEIFLKVGADAPENLLAYDDFDATPNVGKRRKSWSPHLKDYNTDADGLLWGPNRDKGKGLLGAINYLSGKGMNVFSFLTFNVAGDDENIFMHLVKKDLADYEANHGKKTPDKAWTTSIERLRMDVSKTAQWDRVLQYGDQKGMFLHFKTSEAENCKLMDNGDLGPERRLYFRELVARFGYHLALNWNFGEENTQSTEQHQAQNAYVKRIDPYNHLRVLHTFPGAKDSVYGPLLGDKSELTGLSLQTSNPAFTQVYGDVKKWVLQSQAAGKPWVVACDEPGDATHALVTDEEDPGHDNARINGLWGTFMAGGCGTEWYFGYKHPHSDLTCEDWRSRDLFWDQCKIALDFLTGNDIPLSKMQPTLTRSGDWALAGDGCVVVFVKQGGKTQLDLPQAKFSVTKLIAKTGETESLGTIDGKPLTTLQASVKQDVVMLLKTKQRDLKYDLGMPEAPEKVNLEGATVFSAIEDFNLGPFDGFVPNYVDKARKAIAINAAQFPGKKSAAEMQYEGNPGEFDIALMTMTETDGESTYELYVNDKKVGQIQNPVAREDYEKVVKVFPNVTLQAGNKIRIVFDAASNKKIAEDDGFAFSRGRWTGIAIAEPGKLKDATPAAKESTPSIPEFAFNYDPTNARKVHQQTDGILVVEAEDYDAVDREVARKWYRTTIDSTPGITPDPDPNHAAGAVGGAYLELLPDTRVTHADRLVNGVSFTNVPGQCSVLYYPVIFTEPGRYYVWARICCTGSEDNGLHVGIDGQWPESGARMQFTGQHGLWQWDSRQRTTKVHTGVLGQIWLDVEEPGLHTIMFSMREDGFELDRFLLTKQPKAMESKNLDKGPDASPLAK